One region of Etheostoma spectabile isolate EspeVRDwgs_2016 chromosome 21, UIUC_Espe_1.0, whole genome shotgun sequence genomic DNA includes:
- the LOC116671592 gene encoding zinc finger BED domain-containing protein 4, whose product MAASLHSPVWQFYKVSEKDNTLAICNVCAKEIPRGGKLQRHFNTTNLIRHLKVSHRKEYEEFSKLASAKTERERSCVAAPAPLTQLSVTETLQRQQPYSNDSKKKKEISAKIMEFICLDHQPLSIVEDEGFRRLMSYMDSRYTLPGRKYFTDVCLPQLYQTVFAHVDTLMKDNITSISFTSDIWSSNVCPMSMLSLTAQFINQNFELKRVVLHSQEFSGSHTAEALAAAFSDMFRAWGIPKEKVHVILTDNAKNMVKAMRDADLPSLTCMAHTLQLAVADGVLSQRSIADIIACGRRIVGHFKHSQLAYSRLQNIQKQLGQPIKRLQQDVPTRWNSTVNMLQSLMEQKRALCAYGADYDLPSMFTGSQWKLVENMISLLAPFEELTHQISSSTASVADVIPSIRALTRLLEKTAETDHGVKTSKATLLEAVQNRFSDIQSKRLYTIATVLDPRYKDRYFSDALKPQIRGLLSFSHPTERTAACFLARQ is encoded by the exons ATGGCGGCCTCCCTACATTCACCGGTCTGGCAGTTCTACAAGGTGTCAGAAAAAGACAATACATTAGCGATTTGCAACGTGTGTGCCAAGGAAATTCCACGAGGCGGAAAACTCCAAAGACATTTTAACACCACCAACCTCATCAGACATTTGAAGGTTAGTCACAGAAAGGAATACGAGGAGTTTTCAAAGTTAGCTAGCgctaagacagagagagagcggagtTGTGTAGCAGCTCCGGCGCCGCTCACTCAGCTGTCTGTAACGGAGACATTGCAGCGACAGCAACCATACAGTAAtgacagcaagaaaaaaaaggaaatatcagCCAAAATAATGGAATTCATATGCCTTGATCACCAGCCGCTGTCAATTGTGGAAGACGAAGGGTTCCGACGACTCATGTCTTACATGGATTCCCGCTACACTCTGCCCGGGCGTAAATATTTCACTGATGTTTGCCTGCCGCAGTTATACCAAACCGTGTTTGCACATGTTGACACCCTAATGAAGGACAACATCACATCAATCAGCTTCACAAGTGACATTTGGAGTTCAAATGTATGCCCCATGTCCATGTTGAGCCTAACTGCGCAGTTTATTAATCAGAACTTTGAGTTAAAAAGAGTTGTGCTTCATTCTCAAGAATTTTCGGGGTCACACACCGCGGAGGCTCTTGCTGCCGCATTCAGCGACATGTTTCGCGCATGGGGAATCCCGAAGGAGAAAGTGCACGTTATTCTCACGGATAATGCCAAGAACATGGTAAAGGCCATGAGGGATGCAGATCTACCCAGCCTGACGTGCATGGCTCATACACTGCAGCTTGCCGTTGCCGACGGAGTTCTATCACAACGCAGCATAGCTGATATAATAGCCTGTGGAAGACGCATCGTTGGTCATTTCAAACATTCCCAGCTTGCCTATTCTCGACTTCAAAATATTCAGAAGCAACTTGGCCAGCCTATTAAGAGGCTACAACAGGATGTACCTACCAGGTGGAACAGCACAGTTAATATGCTACAGAGTCTGATGGAACAGAAGCGCGCCCTGTGTGCTTATGGAGCTGACTATGACTTGCCTTCCATGTTCACTGGCAGCCAGTGGAAATTGGTGGAAAATATGATTTCTCTACTCGCCCCGTTTGAAGAGCTCACGCACCAGATCAGCTCATCAACTGCATCAGTTGCAGATGTTATACCATCCATCAGAGCTTTAACCCGTCTTCTGGAGAAAACAGCTGAGACGGACCACGGTGTAAAAACCTCGAAAGCCACGTTGTTGGAAGCGGTCCAGAACAGATTCAGTGACATTCAATCGAAGCGCCTGTATACCATCGCAACAGTGCTCGATCCGAG gtataaagaCAGATATTTCTCCGACGCACTCAAGCCCCAGATTCGCGGGCTGCTTTCTTTCAGTCATCCCACGGAGCGGACAGCCGCTTGTTTTTTGGCGAGACAATAA